The Fulvivirga ligni genome window below encodes:
- the asnS gene encoding asparagine--tRNA ligase: MEDQKRIKIKELLDSPQVGKKVVVKGWVRTFRSNRFIAINDGSTINNLQAVVNFEAMDEALLKRVTTGACVSVYGEVKESLGKGQSVEIIVEKLDILGDADPEKYPLQPKKHSLEFLREIAHLRVRTNTFSAIYRVRHAMIFAVHNFFNQKGFYNVHTPIITGSDAEGAGEMFRVTTLDLDNPPRDEEGKINDKEDFFGKETNLTVSGQLEGETAAMAMSEIYTFGPTFRAENSNTSRHLAEFWMIEPEMAFYDINDNMDLAEEFVKYLVKYALENCKDDLEFLNQRALDEDKVKPQNERSEMSLLERLQFVADNEFERVTYTEAIDILRNSKPNKKKKFQYLIDGWGADLQSEHERFLVEKHFNKPVILYNYPKDIKAFYMRQNDDNKTVAAMDVLFPGIGEIIGGSQREERYDNLKARVDEMGIPEKDLWWYLDLRKFGSAPHSGFGLGFERLILFVTGMGNIRDVIPFPRTPDNAEF; encoded by the coding sequence GTGGAAGATCAAAAAAGAATCAAAATTAAGGAGCTGTTAGACTCTCCTCAAGTTGGCAAAAAGGTAGTTGTAAAAGGTTGGGTAAGAACCTTTAGAAGTAATCGGTTTATAGCCATAAACGACGGTTCCACAATTAATAATTTACAAGCCGTGGTGAATTTTGAAGCTATGGACGAAGCACTACTTAAGCGTGTAACCACAGGCGCTTGTGTTTCTGTGTATGGTGAAGTAAAAGAATCTTTAGGGAAAGGGCAGTCAGTAGAAATCATAGTTGAAAAACTAGATATTCTTGGCGATGCTGATCCTGAAAAATATCCGTTACAACCGAAGAAACACTCTCTAGAGTTTTTGAGAGAAATAGCGCACTTAAGGGTAAGAACAAATACTTTCAGTGCCATCTATCGTGTGCGACATGCTATGATTTTTGCGGTGCACAACTTCTTTAACCAGAAAGGTTTTTACAACGTTCACACGCCAATCATCACAGGATCTGATGCTGAGGGTGCTGGTGAAATGTTTAGAGTAACCACTTTAGACCTTGACAACCCACCGAGAGATGAAGAAGGAAAAATCAATGACAAGGAAGACTTCTTTGGCAAAGAAACGAACTTAACAGTTTCTGGTCAGCTGGAAGGAGAGACCGCAGCTATGGCTATGTCTGAGATTTACACTTTCGGCCCTACGTTTAGAGCTGAAAACTCTAACACCTCTCGTCACCTGGCAGAATTCTGGATGATAGAGCCGGAAATGGCTTTCTATGACATCAATGATAACATGGATTTGGCTGAGGAATTTGTAAAGTATCTGGTAAAGTATGCTCTTGAAAACTGCAAAGATGATCTTGAGTTCTTAAACCAAAGAGCACTGGATGAAGATAAAGTAAAGCCTCAGAACGAAAGAAGTGAAATGAGCTTATTAGAAAGACTGCAATTTGTAGCTGATAATGAGTTTGAAAGAGTAACTTATACAGAGGCCATTGACATACTTAGAAACTCTAAGCCTAATAAGAAGAAGAAATTCCAATATTTAATAGATGGCTGGGGAGCTGATTTACAATCAGAACATGAAAGATTCTTAGTAGAGAAGCATTTCAATAAACCAGTAATTTTATATAACTACCCTAAGGATATCAAAGCGTTCTACATGCGTCAGAATGATGACAACAAAACTGTAGCTGCTATGGATGTTCTTTTCCCTGGAATAGGAGAAATCATAGGTGGCTCACAGCGAGAGGAAAGATATGATAACCTGAAAGCCAGAGTAGATGAAATGGGTATTCCCGAAAAAGACTTATGGTGGTATCTAGACCTTAGAAAATTTGGTTCTGCACCTCATAGTGGCTTCGGATTAGGATTTGAAAGGCTGATACTATTCGTTACCGGAATGGGAAATATCAGAGACGTAATTCCTTTCCCAAGAACACCGGATAATGCGGAGTTTTAA
- a CDS encoding DUF3299 domain-containing protein: MRKILIATFIMFFASQWAVAQTKITWRKLENVTFTDKYSEEEEAYYFYPEFGASIKALEGKEVLLKGYMLSVNQKDDIFILSKNPYSSCFFCGNGGPESIAELEFSGRHRRFKIDQIVTIKGVLKLNQEDMYHCNYILTEAEEYDPE; the protein is encoded by the coding sequence ATGCGTAAAATTCTTATCGCCACGTTCATCATGTTTTTTGCCAGTCAATGGGCTGTTGCACAAACTAAAATAACCTGGAGGAAATTAGAAAATGTTACCTTCACAGATAAATATAGTGAGGAAGAAGAGGCCTATTATTTTTACCCGGAATTCGGAGCTTCTATAAAAGCTCTGGAGGGCAAAGAGGTGCTTTTAAAAGGTTATATGCTATCCGTCAATCAAAAGGATGATATATTTATTCTTTCTAAGAATCCTTATTCCTCTTGTTTCTTTTGTGGTAACGGCGGTCCTGAGTCGATAGCTGAGCTGGAGTTTTCAGGCCGACACCGTCGGTTTAAAATAGATCAAATTGTTACTATTAAAGGAGTGCTGAAGTTGAACCAGGAAGATATGTATCACTGCAACTATATTCTTACTGAAGCTGAAGAGTATGATCCTGAATAG
- the rpoN gene encoding RNA polymerase factor sigma-54, giving the protein MQKLGLTQSLQQKLSPQQIQFIKLLQIPTAELESRVEEELEENPALEEGKDEPDEVVDEYEDDMDSSSDDDHLDVDDYLRDDDFSGYKMQGDGDNEDKEMPIAMHSTLNERLMDQLGFLRLDDRQYAIGNQLIGSIESDGYIRRDVDSIINDLAFSQNIDTDVDEVEEILRKIQTFDPPGIAARDLQECLLLQLERRPDDQNVDVYVAKLIISECFDEFTKKHYSKIMKKLDIEDEDYVKDAIELIRKLNPKPGGSSTGLVRTQYLIPDFILTNDNGELELSLNSRNAPELRVSRSYSEMLQAYDKSDKSDKKLKDTVSFVKQKLDAAKWFIDAIKQRQHTLLNTMRAIVDFQYEYFQEGDESKLRPMILKDIANIINMDISTVSRVANSKAVQTDFGIFPLKYFFSEGIATDSGEDVSSREVKNELKMIIDDEDKKKPLSDDKLEKLLKGKGYNIARRTVAKYREQLNIPVARLRKEL; this is encoded by the coding sequence ATGCAGAAGCTTGGTTTAACCCAAAGTTTACAACAGAAATTATCTCCGCAACAAATTCAGTTTATAAAACTGTTGCAGATTCCTACTGCCGAATTGGAAAGCAGAGTAGAGGAGGAGTTAGAGGAAAATCCTGCCCTGGAAGAAGGTAAGGATGAGCCTGATGAGGTGGTGGATGAATATGAGGACGATATGGATTCATCTTCAGATGATGATCATCTGGATGTGGATGACTATCTGCGTGATGATGATTTTAGTGGCTATAAAATGCAGGGAGATGGTGACAATGAGGATAAGGAAATGCCTATTGCCATGCACTCTACACTTAATGAAAGACTAATGGATCAGCTAGGCTTTTTACGCCTGGATGATAGACAATATGCCATAGGCAACCAGCTTATTGGTAGCATAGAAAGCGATGGGTATATAAGAAGAGATGTAGATTCTATTATTAATGACCTGGCTTTCTCTCAAAATATAGATACGGACGTGGATGAAGTGGAGGAAATTTTAAGAAAGATCCAAACTTTTGACCCTCCGGGAATCGCTGCCAGAGACCTTCAGGAATGTTTATTACTTCAGCTGGAAAGAAGACCTGATGATCAGAATGTAGATGTGTATGTGGCCAAACTGATTATTAGCGAATGCTTTGATGAGTTTACCAAGAAGCACTACAGCAAGATAATGAAGAAGCTGGATATTGAGGATGAAGATTACGTGAAGGACGCGATAGAGCTCATTCGTAAACTAAATCCTAAGCCAGGAGGTAGTTCTACTGGTTTAGTGAGAACTCAATATCTTATTCCTGATTTCATTCTTACTAATGATAATGGCGAGCTTGAGCTTTCTTTGAACTCCCGAAATGCACCTGAGCTAAGAGTGAGTCGTTCTTACTCTGAGATGCTACAGGCTTATGATAAGAGTGATAAATCAGATAAAAAACTAAAGGATACAGTAAGCTTTGTGAAGCAAAAGTTAGATGCTGCCAAATGGTTTATTGATGCTATTAAGCAAAGACAGCACACATTGCTTAACACCATGCGAGCTATTGTAGACTTTCAATATGAATATTTTCAGGAAGGTGATGAAAGTAAACTTCGCCCGATGATTCTGAAAGATATTGCTAACATTATAAATATGGATATTTCTACGGTATCCAGGGTGGCTAATAGTAAAGCGGTGCAAACTGACTTTGGTATTTTCCCACTGAAATACTTTTTCTCAGAAGGTATAGCTACAGATTCTGGTGAAGATGTGAGTAGTAGAGAAGTTAAAAATGAGCTGAAAATGATCATTGATGATGAGGATAAGAAAAAACCTCTTAGTGATGATAAGCTTGAGAAGCTTCTCAAAGGAAAAGGCTATAACATTGCCCGCCGTACAGTAGCTAAATATCGTGAACAATTGAATATTCCTGTAGCCAGGTTGAGGAAAGAATTATAG
- a CDS encoding ABC transporter permease has protein sequence MDNNLKGVDMVVGAKGSPLQLVLSAVYHIDAPTGNIPYEEVMKLEKNRLVSSVIPLAYGDSYKGFRIVGSTDQYPELYHANIFKGRLWQDHFEVTVGAAVAEKLGLKVGDQFHGSHGLVEGGEAHHDHSYHVVGILDYTNAVVDQLLLTSMESVWDMHAHEDENHGHSEHEEDEREVTAALVKFANPMAMIQLPRKINDKTNMQAAVPAYEMDRLFGFLGIGANTIKLIGIFIIVVSAFSVFISLYKGFKEREVEMALMRSYGAARWQLVQLVLQEALILTLCSFFIALFLNRLLLWSLSSVLEMNFHYKLWQNLEWAGELWLFLAAVGIAVTAALLPAVRAFHINISKTLADA, from the coding sequence ATGGATAATAATCTTAAAGGCGTAGATATGGTGGTGGGCGCTAAGGGTAGTCCTTTGCAGCTGGTGCTATCCGCAGTTTATCATATAGACGCACCCACTGGCAACATTCCATATGAGGAGGTAATGAAATTAGAGAAGAATCGATTGGTTTCATCAGTGATACCTTTGGCATATGGTGATAGCTACAAAGGGTTTAGAATAGTCGGGTCAACGGATCAGTATCCAGAATTGTATCATGCAAACATATTTAAGGGACGGTTGTGGCAGGATCATTTTGAGGTTACTGTAGGTGCAGCTGTGGCCGAAAAGCTTGGGTTAAAAGTTGGAGATCAATTCCATGGGTCGCACGGATTGGTAGAAGGGGGTGAGGCGCATCATGATCATTCATATCATGTAGTGGGCATACTGGATTATACCAACGCTGTGGTGGATCAACTTTTACTCACCTCAATGGAAAGTGTTTGGGATATGCATGCTCATGAAGATGAGAACCATGGCCATAGTGAACATGAGGAAGATGAAAGAGAGGTGACAGCAGCGCTGGTAAAGTTTGCTAACCCAATGGCAATGATACAGCTACCCAGGAAGATTAATGATAAAACCAATATGCAGGCTGCAGTGCCTGCCTATGAAATGGATCGGCTATTTGGATTTTTAGGAATTGGTGCCAATACGATAAAACTAATAGGCATTTTCATTATTGTGGTGTCTGCTTTTAGTGTTTTCATCAGTCTTTATAAAGGATTTAAAGAGCGCGAAGTAGAAATGGCTCTTATGAGATCATATGGGGCGGCCAGATGGCAGCTCGTGCAGTTGGTGTTGCAGGAAGCTCTGATTTTAACATTGTGCAGTTTCTTTATAGCTCTATTTCTCAACAGACTTTTACTATGGTCGCTTTCCAGCGTTTTGGAAATGAATTTTCATTATAAGCTATGGCAAAATCTTGAATGGGCCGGTGAGCTGTGGTTATTTCTGGCGGCAGTAGGCATTGCAGTGACTGCGGCTCTATTGCCAGCTGTCAGGGCTTTTCACATTAATATTTCTAAAACCTTAGCAGATGCGTAA